The sequence cacggatgtaattatggaaaagatatttacttgatagccaagtaatcgctgcaccgggaacaaaggcattagatacgaatccgcataccgcataacgcacatgaacacacgcatacgcacactagtgggtgcccgcatacatatggggtgcgcatgcgggttgcggtatcattaccaATTAAATAAGAAAAAATCACCTCCTAACATAAAATAGTCCCACCATCTTACAATTACCTAGTAAATtgttaatatatatgtttataatGACAATTAAAAACATAATCTACAAACAATAAAACTTCATTgcttaacatattattatttattattaattaatattaattatagctCGATCATAATCAGTTCATTTTGAATCCTTAATCATCAAGTTTTTTGTTTGCAGTCCATTATCCACCCCCCTTTTCTTCATCCTCAATCTCTTGCATGTCTCTGTAAACATCCTGTAATTAATTCGAGTTATATTATTCGTCAATGGATTATATGTATCAAAAGACTAGTTAATAATAGCAAAAAGTAGTAGTAATTGGGAATTCGTTGATCGAACTCCTAAGGATAAAATAATAAATTATTCATATTACATTTAGTCATTTAAACTCAGTTTATTTTAAAACGGACAAacatatactccctccgtctcattccaatagtccagttttgacttttaaagtcttttttgctcaactttgacctaaaatagctttatttgtgttatatattatttgatgaaaGTTATACCAATGAAAACACATTTGAACATTAAtttattcatataaatttcatcgaataatatataacacaaacaaaaaaTTTAATACAAAAGACTTTGAAAAAAGAAAGTAGACTATTGAAATGAAACAGAGGGAGTATGATTTTTCTGTTTACACTACTTAAAGAGAGTGGTTATATTTTTACTATAGATGTACCCAGTTTGATTAGGTTATTTCATGATTTTGACCTAATAAAGTTTGTTGAGCATGTAGAATATGTATAACATCTGTTTCGGGCATATCATTTAGGGATTATcacaaaaaaaaattcattttttgaCCTTTTTTGCGTGTGAgctcaaaaaataaaaaaattgtcaATTTGTCATCGCAAGGAGCAAGGTGACTCTTGCTTCCTTGCGCATTGCGTCCTTACGACCTTGGTTTCactgggagcaaggagcaaggtgccttgctccttgttcccaggtggaagcaaggacgcaaggtgcaacTTGCTCCCTTGCTTTCAAgtagaagcaaggacgcaaggtgcctcttgctcccagatggaagcaaggacgcaaggtgcttcTTGCTcatttgcttccacctgggagcaaggagcaagACACCTTGCTCCCAAGTGGAAGCAAAGGAGCAAGAGTCACATTGCGTTCTTGCTTCCACCtaggagcaaggagcaaggtgccttgctcccaggtgaaaccaaggtcgcaagggcgcaaggcgcaagggagcaagaggcaccttgctccttgcgagCGCAAATTggcaatttttatttttttggggGTCTCACGCAAAAATGGTCGAAAATAGgttttttggtgataatccctatCATTTAAGgctattttaatttaataataatataaaagaaaTAATACAATAGCATCATAATAAATCTATAAAAAAATTGATGTTGAAAATAATTTCCCTATATACTAAAGGGTATCAAAAATTGTGTCGTTTTGTTCAAGATTTTTTTTTGTAAGCGATGAAACTCTTCTAAGAATGAGCACATTGGCTCTCTATAGAAGATAAAATATCGGGTAATCAAGCTCCTCCGAATGCGAGATCTGATACTGAGTGAATTGCGTTTTATGCATACCCTAATTATACCTTTCCCTTAAAAATCTCTAATCTCTCCCCCAACACCTTCTTCATTACTTTCCTCCCAAAATAAACATTAACTTCTAAACTTACAAATGGTACTATCCCTATTTAATACTCATGAAAATATGCATTGGGTAGGGGCTGGAAAAAAcgtacacaacaatatatgtactAGCTTTCATTTGTTGCATTGTTTGATTAATGAAAGGAGGACACATTTTAAtcaaaaaataattaataattaattatataatataatctaATACAAattgaaattaatatatataatttaataaatttGGAATTGAAGCTTACCTCCAAGGTACGTCCCCCACAAGCATCCAATCTCCATCCTTGTCTTCATAAATTGGTGTGTACTCGGATGTATCGCCTATATTTATAAGTTGATTTAACAAAGTGCATTAGTAATGTCATCTAGTTATTAATTACTCATCCGTCCAATAAAAAAAAAGTCCACATTAAATGTCCTTTACTCAAAATAACTCTATAACATATTAAGTGTTATatatatgttgttatatatataagtCATCAAAACATTTACTTATCATTTTTTCTCTCATTACCTTATTATGGAAACTAATTAACTCGAATAACATATTAAGTAAAGGATAAATTAGACATTTTAAAAACATATCATagattaaactttttttttttttgttggggAGCACTTTTGTGATACGGGGAGGGTATTCAATAATTAATTGATACAAATTTCATTAAAGAGCCTGTGTACATGATGATCATCTGTAAATGATAAAACACATACAAATGTCGTTTGGTAATTAAATAGTTTATTTTATATAAAGTCTCGATGTACATTTTGCTGAAACGTTAATCGTATTCATCGGCCCCACAATTGTTATGGTGTTCCCGCATGCACAATATGATGGAAAGGTTAGCTGGCGGGGGTCTACATTAGTATAATCTCGATCGGGTTAAATTAACAATTAGAATTAATTAACACAGACGTTTCAAAAGAAAAACTAATTAATCTGCAAGTTTTATGGAACAAATTTGGCCAATAACGATAAACTAGCTTGTAGTAACTGAAGACTTTGTATTACAATTCGATCGCTACATAGATTTTCAGGATACTAAGGCCACATGCAATGTTTAGTGAAAGGGCCCGTTAACATCCGTGAGCCCAATCACAACCACCAAAAGCAATTTGTTAATGGGATCGTTAGTTATGCTGGTAACATTGCTAACGAACAAGTTTGTGGGCTCCACTTCAATTTTAAagttttttatatgtatatttagagttttaaataataattaaatatgggTAAAGTGGGGTGGTGAAGTTTATGATTgtgagtgtttagtgaaaggaatgtgaaagaaatgttaaaaggtttgtgctgatgtggcgctgatgtggcgggTAAAAGTAGCGTGAAAGAATAGAACCATTGCATGTGGCCTAATCGTATTTATAAATTATAGatacaaattaaatattaattaagaaGTATTATTTATAAGGTTAATTGAATTTCTCTTAGTATATACGTAgtatatctttttatatatatttaccgaGTGACATTTGACACAAACAGATTATAATAATTCATTTACTAGGAATGAGAAAAACCCTAGCAATTAACCGTAATTGTAAACTAAAACAGTTCATATTATTTATTATTGTAATTGATTTTTAACATACATACCGTATTAGTTCAAGCAAATTGAACACCTACAAACGTTAACCAAGGGAATTTGAAGAGGTAGAAACTAAAATGAACTATTTTTAAGAACTACCAAATATACAATTAACACACACATATGATAGGCACAAATATTTACATATGATAATGCTTCAAGTGAGATTTGAACTTAAGAGATATTAGAAAATTAACTTACCAAGACCAAAGAGGTTCTCAAGGGCCATAACGAAATCTGAATACCCTCTGAAACTATTGATATCAATCTTTCGAAGAAAAGGTGCTCCGTCCATGCTCACTTTCACATACAGTTTAGTTATCGTCCGCTTTCTATATGAACAAACTGGTGGCCACCCAACCGCCATCTCATTATTCCGATCGCTCCCATCGCCAACAATATCTAAAAACATCCTCGTTTTCTCATTCCTCTCTCCGCCACCACCGCTCGGTAGCCCTAGTCGCAACTCGGTGATCTCAAGCCCAAACCCTTCCGTTTCCATAAATCTCAATTTACTAGGGCTTTTGTTTTGTTTTTAAATTAAGATAGAAGCAAATGAGTTGTGTGTTGTGGGCAATAGTTGTTGTTATATATAcactatatttataatataaagtaattaatatatatGTGAATGTATATTAAGAGAGTGGACAATAAAAGAGCAATGGGAGGACAATCATGTTAGATGTCGGTCACATGAGATACAAATGTGGGACTCATATTACTAAATGTATTCCAACCAACGAGACACTAAAAGCCCGGCaattatataaaatgaaatttCGATGTTACTATTAGGCAACATTTTGATCTTATAATATATATGATCGTATAAAGATATTTTAGGTATTCATTTGTGGCCGTGTGATATGGTTTTTTGTGGGGACAAACCATGTGATTTTTGACTTGTGTAATAGGGAGTGTATGTATACTAGAGCTAGACCAAATCATACGTATTTACTCCATACTAATTATCACTTgattataaaactattacttttagaATCTTCATAATTTTAACTTTTAAAAAATCAAGTTGTTGAGAtcacattattaatttatattcaATAAGTTAATAGATTAATTGTTCTGGCTATATAAAATAGATTAATTGTTCTGGCTATATATCCCTCTTTTGTTGCTTTTAGAATGTATTCATCATATATATTTGTGTTGGTTGGACAAAATTATGATTAATCATCACAATAAGTGATATTTTTCAATAGTATATATTACCTATATTTTTATATTATGAatataaatgaacatatattttttattgtaattatattatatcTAAGATATATCAATTAATTAGACAAGATACATATAAATTAATAAACAAAAAAGAAGCTACTAGTCAACGAACATAGTAAACAAATCTCGATCTGTTACTAAATATTGATCATATAATTCCGAAAACATTGTGATTAATATCTCAGTTCTTGCCATGCtagaacatgatgatgatgataatatgtaCTCCTATCTATCTATTACTACTATATAATGAAAGTTGGGATGACAATGTTACTCAATATAGCAAATATCTGTTACCCAATATAGCAAATATCTATTTAATTCACCCACTAAATGATGATGATTTAATGACTGATGGGTACTTACTTTCCAGTGGCGAAGCCAGAATTTTAAATCACTGGTATCAGAAGACGTTAATTTTTGAGCTTATTGTTTTTTGAAATAAATAACTACATAGTTAATGTGGTTTTCATTCAGTTTAATATTTGAGCAACATAAATGTAAATATGTTCAAAGGGTTCTAAGGGAAAATTGGTAAAACAACGtaaattacataaatatagatatgctAAGTTGGGTTTAAGGGTAAATTCGTTCATGGACATGTTATTATACATTACGTATGTTTAAATATAAAAAGAATTTTCAATGGAGTCAGGTACCAATTTATGTTAATTGCAATGTAAAATTTACACTTGATTGACCAATAGGAAATATTTGAGTGGGGTGAGTTGACCCCATAACCCATCACTTACCTTCGCCTGTGCTTACTTCATTGTTTTCAGTTTCCTGTTTTTAATCCTAGTTTTTACTTTTTACTCCCTCGTCTCAAAAAACAATTTGATTCGACTTTTTGTtaaattttaagatattataataaattgTCTAATTTATCCTTCATTTAATGTAGTTATAAAAATTAACTAATAAATTAATTGCTATATTTAATGTAAATTTTCTAAAATTAAAAGGGATATATTTATAACTTTAATGATTTTTAATAGTTATTTAGAGTAAGGGACAATAATCTTTGGACAATAAAGTGAACAGTTTTTTTGGAACGGATGGAGTAGCTTTTAATCTATTGATatcaatcaaaatcaaattttttgATGTGGAGTTGGAGTATGTATCTCATTCATTCAACATGTAACACAAGGATTACTCGGGTTTAGTTATCTTATGTTTGGTTTGGTATGGTTTCGGTGGGATTAGTTTACTGCTTTCAAGCCTCGTTGTCTTTGTTGAGTTGTTGGTTGTATCCGTGTTGTCCTTTTCCTTTTTTGGAGAATAAATTCGTTTATATAGTTATCGTTTTTTCCTGGAAAAAAAAATTACTCTATACTCTCAATATTTTAACACATGTTCCCTGTCAGTATTTTAAGTTTACCTTTTGGGTTACAAAGTGATACTACTAAAAGTTTGTTATTTGTTCCTCTTGAGTCGTTGGATAACCCAAGCAGGGAAATTTGATGACTCGAAAGGTTTAACCGTCTATCGTTTTGTTTGTGTTGTTTTTTAGCATGCAAAAGTGTTATTCTACATAATGAAGAGAGATCAACCGGTGTTGGTtcactatattttttttaacacCAAAATTTTTATTAACTAGCCACCCTCTAGCAAGTTGTTAGAGGGGCAAAAACCAAGCAATTACACGAGCTTTACAAGTCAATCGTTTCAAGAAACATTACATTTTTCTCTACTagaaaagtattttttttttttttcctactaGAAAATTAGAAAACCACAAAAATGAAAAGCTACAAATAGAGTCAAATAAAAGATGTTTCTTCATGTCTTCTACGGGAATAAAACGTTGTTCCTGAATCTCCAAATAATCCAAAGAATAACCACTACTATCGAATAAAACTTGTTCTTCAAAGCTTCACTTGCACTCCACCCATGAACCCATCAAACCAGTCTACGAACGCGGACCACTTTGTAAACATCGGCATTGGTATGTTGACCCATTTCCTGCATTTACGCCAAAGCTCCATTGCAAGATCACAACCAAACAAAACATGATCAGACGATTCAATGCCCAATGAACATACGGCGCAACCAATATCCACTACGTCAACCCCTCTTGAAGAAAGATTAATACGCGTTGGTAATCTATCTAGAGTCACCCCCTCTACGTCAACCCCTCTTGAAGAAAGATTAATACGCGTTGGTAATCTATCTAGAGTCACCCGCCATAGAAAAGTATAAATTTTTCTAGGAATACATTTCAACCATCTTATAGAGATTTGGTTAGTAGGTGAAATTCGATCGTCTATGAACAACCTTGTTCCGCTAACAGAAAACTCCATGTCATCTTCTAACGCGCATTGCCATGAGTACTCGGCATGCGAATTCAGTATGTTACCCATTTCTGAGACTAATTGATCGAGCAACGATGAGTTTCTGGAGCCCAGGTCACGTGTCCAAGACCACATCCACCCTTTAATACCACAATGATTCGGGTCAACTTATTTGAAAGGACTCTATTTAAACACACTCAAGCCCCCATGATGTGGTAAAGAGTTAAGAGTCAGGGTTGTCTTATTTTTTAATGTCATTTTTAAAGGAAAAAAAATGAGTCTTTATAAACGTAGAATCTTTAATCTTTAATACATAAAAATAATACTATAAAAGGTTAATATAAAAAGAAGCATGAACGATTAAATTGTTTGATAAATGAATTTACGTGATTTGATTATgaaaaatatataaatgaatgtaTAATTATGTAAGACAAAATTTGGGCATTTCAAAATTTCGAGTCATATTCAACTGCACACTTCGTATATTTGCCCAAGATGACTCTAGTTAGAGTTCATTGTTTCCATATGGTCAAGTTATTACTATGTGATCTGTGACATGTACTACGTATATCCTAATTACATGTTAAATCATTCATATGTAGCTCAAAATGGACGACAAGGATGCAATCGAAGTAAGAGCACATGTATCTAAAGGAGGCTCGTAGAAGAAACGTCAAGTACATTATTTAACTACAATCATGGATCGCGTTTTAAAAATGGCAACCTGTAAGCCTAAACTGATAATTTTTTTAAACATTTGTATTGTATTTTTgaacaaaatatattaataaaatatctAGTAAAGACATAGAAAAATGACCAACAGAGCCTTGGCTTGAGTGGTATGGAATGAGATCCAACTTCAGAAACTGCCAACCATTCAATTCTCACTTCAAGCCGGGAGTTTTCAACCTTTGATGGTTCTActaacatcaatgcgatttggtaGTTAGCAGAGGGTCAACATGTCCGTGCTCCTCGTGTCAAGGGCATTTCGCGTCAAGGGTGTTCCACCGTATTATTCATGAACAAAAATCATGTTCAAGTAAAATAACACCGGCAATTCATTGACACTACCACGGCATTGAGATAAGCCATATGCATATAAAAAGCAACATGTTTATCATAACATTTGAATGCCAAAATTTTTGCAAAAATTATATATAGCAATTATACAACATATAAAAGAAAGCTAGGAATAACAGTACAACATACTCTCAAGATTCTCAACTATCATCGAAATCGGACAGGTTCAAAGGAGTAGTTCTCTAAGGTCAAAAACATCGAGTCCACTGCCCTTCGATGGATCTATAACTTGCTTTCAACTTAGAGGGTGAAAAAATAGTTTTGTACCTTTTTATGGGCTTTAAAAACTTATCCTACTACCACAACATGGTTTCATCTTAAAATATCTGCTCAAGTGCCATTCAGATAGCAAGATTCTTCATGGCATCCAACTTTTCAACTTTACCGTTTGACGGATTGCTTTCGATGCCTCCGTTTTCAGCATTTAGCTGTTTGGAAGCCTTGTCTGTAGTATGAGTAGAGCAGAGTCTGCCTTCAAAGTAGGTCGAGTATGGAAAATCATGTGCGCACCTGGTTTTCCATCCTACAAACGGAAACCAACTTAAGGTATAAAACGGACAGCTAAATGatcaaaaaaaaattgaaaaacatATGACAAGGCTTACTCAGtgcagcatcttgatcatcaaaaCTAGCCACCAAAATTTTGTGAACTGCAACACAATCTTTCAGGCTCCATTCTTTTACAGATCCAAGAGCTCCATTACTAACGATGACACAACAGACATTTAATGAGTTGATATCTTGTGCATAATCAAGGTTAAAAATAACATGTGTCGGAGACGAATCGGTCAGGTCCTTGAAAGGTTGGGTCAGTAGAAGACCGGGTCGAGACGGAAGTTGACCGttgagttttaatataaatatattaaatacaaaTATTTCAAACACATATTTTAaacataaatatttttaaaaaatgattTACAAATAAGATAATGTGGTGTTAgtttaaataatactccgtatacaGTTTTTTACTCCGTATAATGTTTTCTAtatctataatatataatataattataataatagtgtaTTTTACTGATTTATCTTTAGAGGATACTATGTAAGTGTGTGTTTTCCTACCTAAATTTAAATGGGCAAGGGATTTTCGTTTACACTAGAACAAGGCCAGACAAAGAGTTGTTGATCTTTCAAAAAAAAGGCCAGACAAAAAGTTGACTTTTGACCGACGTTGACAGACTGTTGACCGTTGCCCAACTTATTAAAAAGAATTCTTCGAATCAGAatgggctagtcaccaaaccgccACATCGGCCGCAGCAACCGCGGTTTGCAACCATGTGCAAGATGCAAATGTAAGACACGTCCTACCATCTGATTAAAGAAATTCATTTTGTTAGGTTAGTTTACCTAGAAACGAGGTTATTAGAAGATTCTTGGATCAAACTGATTGCTTCTGCCTTCTTATTTGGCTCTAAACAATAAATCATCTCGGCTGCTGCGGCTCTGTGCATCAAGGAATCTGCAAAATCAAACAGCATGGTGTGTTGACAGTGTACAAAAGTTGTGAATTCATTATTCATGCACATGTGAATAATTACTAGAGTAAAAGGGTTATGACCTTTATGTTGCTCGAGGAAAACGGTATTTGCTTCCATCAAAGATTTACCATGCAGCTGACTATTAAGAGAAAACATTCATAGAATTTAAAAATTATAACTTACAGAAAACAGGGAAAGTGTCCATATAAAATGCAAAAGATAAACATGAATGATAACCTGAATGTTGACCGTTCTGCTTCTAATACACCGGAAATGAGTTTTTCAGCATCATTTGTAGGAGCAGACCTTGATGCCAATTT comes from Rutidosis leptorrhynchoides isolate AG116_Rl617_1_P2 chromosome 4, CSIRO_AGI_Rlap_v1, whole genome shotgun sequence and encodes:
- the LOC139845612 gene encoding auxin-induced protein 22C-like isoform X1 yields the protein METEGFGLEITELRLGLPSGGGGERNEKTRMFLDIVGDGSDRNNEMAVGWPPVCSYRKRTITKLYVKVSMDGAPFLRKIDINSFRGYSDFVMALENLFGLGDTSEYTPIYEDKDGDWMLVGDVPWRMFTETCKRLRMKKRGVDNGLQTKNLMIKDSK
- the LOC139845612 gene encoding auxin-induced protein AUX22-like isoform X2, whose protein sequence is METEGFGLEITELRLGLPSGGGGERNEKTRMFLDIVGDGSDRNNEMAVGWPPVCSYRKRTITKLYVKVSMDGAPFLRKIDINSFRGYSDFVMALENLFGLGDTSEYTPIYEDKDGDWMLVGDVPWR
- the LOC139842920 gene encoding uncharacterized protein — translated: MGNILNSHAEYSWQCALEDDMEFSVSGTRLFIDDRISPTNQISIRWLKCIPRKIYTFLWRVTLDRLPTRINLSSRGVDVEGVTLDRLPTRINLSSRGVDVVDIGCAVCSLGIESSDHVLFGCDLAMELWRKCRKWVNIPMPMFTKWSAFVDWFDGFMGGVQVKL